In a genomic window of Spirosoma agri:
- a CDS encoding O-methyltransferase — translation MDFLPPDLTAYAEAHTSPESDLLRQLNRNTRAHVMAPRMLSGHMQGRFLSMLSWMMRPRRVLEIGTYTGYSALCLAEGLTDDGLLITIDHNEELESFARSYWQQSPLGAKIDFRLGQAATLIPTLNETFDLVFIDADKRNNALYFDLIFDKIRPGGIILADNVLWSGKVIEPVKASDQDTSAVLAFNQKIQADPRVENVLLPVRDGIMMIRKR, via the coding sequence ATGGATTTTTTGCCGCCCGATCTTACCGCTTACGCCGAAGCGCACACATCGCCCGAGAGCGATTTACTGCGTCAACTCAATCGCAATACCCGCGCTCACGTCATGGCCCCCCGGATGCTGTCCGGACATATGCAGGGCCGTTTCCTATCGATGCTTTCCTGGATGATGCGGCCCCGGCGCGTTCTCGAAATCGGTACTTACACCGGTTATTCTGCCCTTTGCCTGGCCGAAGGGCTCACCGACGACGGGCTACTGATCACCATCGATCACAACGAAGAACTGGAAAGCTTTGCCCGTTCCTATTGGCAGCAGTCGCCTTTAGGGGCCAAAATTGACTTCCGGCTTGGTCAGGCGGCTACCCTTATCCCGACCCTCAACGAGACATTCGATCTGGTCTTTATTGATGCCGACAAGCGGAATAACGCGCTGTACTTCGACCTGATTTTCGATAAAATTCGACCTGGTGGCATCATCCTGGCGGACAATGTACTATGGAGTGGCAAGGTTATTGAACCGGTCAAAGCATCGGACCAGGACACATCGGCGGTGCTGGCTTTTAATCAGAAAATCCAAGCTGATCCGCGCGTTGAGAATGTGCTGCTACCCGTCCGCGACGGAATTATGATGATACGCAAACGCTGA
- a CDS encoding DUF2237 family protein codes for MATDQTPRNVLGHPLEGCCTNPMTGFYRDGFCRTDEQDQGRHVICAIMTEAFLTFTRSRGNDLSTPRPAFNFPGLKPGDRWCLCALRWREAYEAGVAPPVLLACTHERALQYVTIDRLRAVAFEE; via the coding sequence ATGGCAACCGATCAAACACCCCGCAATGTCCTCGGCCACCCACTGGAGGGCTGTTGCACGAACCCGATGACCGGGTTTTACCGCGACGGCTTTTGCCGTACCGACGAGCAGGATCAGGGACGCCACGTAATCTGCGCGATCATGACCGAAGCGTTTCTTACGTTTACCCGAAGCCGGGGAAACGACCTGTCGACGCCCCGTCCGGCGTTCAACTTTCCCGGTTTGAAACCCGGTGATCGGTGGTGTTTATGTGCCTTGCGCTGGCGAGAAGCGTACGAAGCTGGTGTAGCTCCACCCGTATTGCTGGCCTGCACACACGAACGGGCACTGCAATACGTTACCATTGACAGGCTCCGCGCAGTTGCGTTCGAGGAGTAA
- the dtd gene encoding D-aminoacyl-tRNA deacylase, whose product MLAVIQRVSQASVTIANQLKGQIDTGFMILLGIAHADTRDDVDWLSKKIVGMRIFSDAEGKMNLDLTAVDGNILLISQFTLHASTKKGNRPSFIDAARPEVAIPLYESMIAQLSADLGKPIQTGEFGADMQVSLVNDGPVTILIDSKNRI is encoded by the coding sequence ATGCTCGCCGTTATTCAACGCGTTTCTCAGGCTTCCGTAACGATCGCCAACCAGCTTAAAGGTCAGATTGACACGGGTTTCATGATTCTGTTAGGCATCGCTCACGCCGACACCCGCGACGATGTTGACTGGCTTAGCAAGAAGATTGTTGGTATGCGCATCTTCAGTGATGCGGAAGGAAAAATGAATCTGGACTTGACAGCTGTCGATGGGAACATCCTGCTTATCAGCCAGTTCACGCTCCACGCCAGTACAAAAAAAGGGAACCGGCCCAGTTTTATCGACGCTGCCCGTCCCGAAGTAGCGATTCCGCTGTACGAATCCATGATTGCGCAATTGTCAGCCGATTTAGGGAAACCCATTCAGACCGGCGAGTTCGGTGCCGACATGCAGGTTTCGCTGGTCAATGACGGCCCCGTAACCATTCTTATCGACTCTAAAAACCGCATCTGA
- a CDS encoding arsinothricin resistance N-acetyltransferase ArsN1 family B, with the protein MTIRFAKLTDAPAILAIYAPYVEDSVITFEYVAPTISELSERIRTIQEQYPYLVAEIDGQVLGYAYASRHRDRTAYQWSVDTSVYVHPDGQRKGMARQLYTTLFDLLRQQGYYNAYAGITMPNPKSEALHQSFGFEPIGTYSNVGYKMGAWHDVTWFKLNLQPHQLNPTAPVPISQLSKLHL; encoded by the coding sequence ATGACGATCCGTTTCGCTAAACTCACCGACGCCCCCGCCATTCTGGCCATTTATGCACCTTATGTCGAAGACTCGGTCATCACGTTTGAGTATGTGGCCCCAACGATAAGCGAGCTTTCGGAACGTATTCGGACGATTCAGGAGCAATATCCCTATCTGGTTGCCGAGATCGACGGGCAAGTGCTTGGTTATGCCTACGCGTCCCGCCACCGCGACCGGACGGCCTATCAGTGGTCCGTCGATACGTCGGTTTATGTTCATCCCGACGGACAGCGCAAAGGCATGGCCCGCCAGCTATACACAACTCTATTCGATTTACTGCGTCAGCAGGGGTATTACAATGCCTACGCGGGCATAACGATGCCTAATCCAAAGAGCGAGGCCCTTCACCAGTCGTTTGGTTTCGAGCCAATCGGGACCTATTCCAACGTCGGCTACAAGATGGGCGCGTGGCACGACGTAACTTGGTTCAAACTCAATTTACAACCTCACCAACTCAATCCGACAGCACCGGTTCCGATCAGTCAGCTAAGCAAGCTTCACTTGTGA
- the mgtE gene encoding magnesium transporter has protein sequence MTFELTKDYLEHIQTAIDASDDTLLRAEMEELYPADISGILYELEPEPAHYLLGLLDKSVGSEILANLDPADRTNLIKTFTSEELAPFINQMDSDDAVDLLNEQPIQVREEVIGLLEDREQARFILDLLHYDDSVAGGLMQKELIKINVNLTVNACIEEIRQQAEEVENVYAIYVVDDVDKLLGLVSLKKIVLARKNAKIADIYDDDVVFMETYRPVTEVAEVMRRYDLDAIPIVNIQQRLLGRITIDDVVDVITEQAEEDIQVISGLSGEAEEDDSVWKRSKVQLPWLVAGAVGSLLAATVITGFQSELGKVAALAAFIPIIGSTGGNVGIQTSSLILQSLTDTSGLSISLAKRLFRTLLVAIINGLVVGLIAGTYTFIIGEPRLFFVVATSLLAVVLLASFMGTVTPLLLNRIGINPAVASGPFITTANDLIGIGVYFLIAQWLLAEV, from the coding sequence ATGACCTTTGAACTCACCAAAGACTATCTCGAGCATATACAAACGGCCATTGACGCGAGCGACGACACGCTGCTTCGGGCCGAGATGGAGGAATTATACCCGGCTGACATTTCGGGAATTCTATACGAGTTAGAACCCGAACCAGCGCATTACCTGCTGGGTCTGCTGGACAAATCAGTTGGGTCAGAGATTCTGGCCAATCTCGACCCCGCCGACCGGACAAACCTGATCAAAACCTTTACGTCGGAAGAACTGGCCCCGTTCATCAACCAGATGGATTCCGATGATGCCGTTGACCTGCTGAACGAGCAACCCATCCAGGTTCGCGAAGAAGTTATCGGTCTGCTCGAAGATCGCGAACAGGCTCGCTTTATTTTGGACCTGCTCCACTACGACGACAGCGTGGCGGGTGGGCTGATGCAGAAAGAGCTGATCAAAATCAACGTCAATCTGACCGTAAATGCCTGTATCGAAGAGATCCGGCAACAGGCGGAAGAGGTTGAAAATGTGTATGCTATTTACGTCGTCGATGATGTCGATAAACTGCTGGGGCTGGTTTCACTCAAAAAGATCGTTCTGGCCAGAAAGAACGCCAAGATTGCCGATATCTACGACGATGATGTCGTTTTCATGGAAACCTACCGCCCGGTAACGGAGGTGGCCGAAGTGATGCGAAGGTATGATTTAGACGCCATTCCTATCGTCAATATTCAACAGCGTCTGCTCGGTAGGATCACCATCGATGACGTGGTCGATGTGATTACCGAACAGGCCGAAGAAGACATTCAGGTTATTTCGGGTCTGTCAGGCGAAGCCGAAGAGGATGATAGTGTCTGGAAACGGTCGAAGGTGCAACTGCCCTGGCTCGTGGCGGGAGCAGTCGGCAGTTTGCTGGCGGCAACCGTCATTACTGGTTTTCAGAGCGAGCTGGGCAAGGTTGCGGCACTGGCCGCTTTTATTCCGATCATCGGGTCAACGGGCGGAAACGTTGGTATCCAAACCTCCTCGCTGATTCTCCAAAGTCTGACTGACACGTCCGGGTTGAGTATATCGTTAGCCAAGCGCCTGTTCAGAACATTACTCGTGGCCATCATCAATGGATTGGTCGTTGGGCTAATCGCCGGCACGTATACCTTCATCATCGGTGAACCCCGGCTTTTTTTCGTCGTTGCCACATCCCTGCTGGCGGTCGTGCTGCTGGCCTCGTTTATGGGTACGGTAACGCCATTGCTCCTCAATAGGATTGGTATCAATCCGGCGGTTGCCTCGGGACCGTTTATTACGACGGCCAATGACCTGATCGGTATTGGTGTGTACTTTCTAATTGCGCAATGGCTTCTTGCCGAAGTCTGA
- the rsmA gene encoding 16S rRNA (adenine(1518)-N(6)/adenine(1519)-N(6))-dimethyltransferase RsmA: protein MYVKPKKELGQHFLKDLSIAQRIAELLTGHGARNGDETPERSYKKILEIGPGTGVLTQYLLVDERFETFVIEIDRESVDYLKLNFPKLEGHILGADFLNIRPDLLPTKQPDSTEPFAVIGNFPYNISTQILFKVLDMRDRVPEVVGMFQREVAQRVASGPGNKDYGILSVLLQAWYDIKYEFTVDPSVFNPPPKVFSGVLSLRRNDKTELGCDERKFTQVVKHGFSQRRKTLRNALKPLNPPEAALASRFMDKRAEQLSVAEFVELTLLMSGE, encoded by the coding sequence GTGTACGTTAAGCCTAAAAAAGAACTCGGCCAGCATTTTCTGAAAGACCTCAGCATTGCCCAGCGCATTGCCGAACTACTGACCGGGCATGGTGCTCGTAACGGCGATGAAACGCCTGAACGATCCTATAAAAAAATCCTCGAAATCGGACCGGGTACGGGTGTATTGACCCAGTACCTCCTGGTCGATGAGCGATTTGAAACGTTTGTCATTGAGATTGACCGTGAGTCGGTCGATTACCTCAAACTGAATTTCCCAAAGCTGGAAGGCCATATTTTGGGAGCCGATTTTCTGAACATCCGCCCTGACCTGCTGCCCACCAAACAACCCGACAGCACCGAACCCTTTGCCGTCATCGGTAATTTTCCGTACAACATTTCGACCCAGATTCTTTTCAAAGTGCTTGATATGCGCGACCGGGTGCCCGAAGTGGTCGGTATGTTTCAGCGCGAAGTTGCACAGCGGGTTGCGTCGGGGCCGGGCAACAAGGACTATGGTATTCTGAGCGTATTGCTGCAAGCCTGGTACGACATAAAGTATGAATTTACCGTTGACCCCAGCGTCTTCAACCCGCCACCTAAGGTATTTTCGGGTGTGCTTTCGCTCCGGCGCAACGACAAAACAGAACTCGGTTGCGATGAGCGTAAGTTCACTCAGGTGGTGAAACATGGCTTCAGTCAACGCCGAAAAACCCTCCGCAACGCGCTGAAACCACTTAATCCGCCCGAAGCCGCCCTCGCCAGTCGATTTATGGACAAACGCGCCGAGCAATTAAGCGTGGCTGAATTTGTGGAGTTGACCCTTTTAATGTCTGGTGAATAA
- a CDS encoding Ig-like domain-containing domain yields the protein MTLRLFIVLFLLSLPILLQNCAQVAQPPGGKKDTLSPKLVSSMPASRQLNYNGKSVELEFSEYVNVENIQQKVTVTPQDSNTFIVKALPLGLRMTFNRPLQPNTTYTINFSDGIKDITERNIAKDAKIVFSTGPVIDSLYLSGTVVDDESRLPLLNFVVGLFAPTDTLPINRKRPAYYARTDSSGNYRIENVKAGKYKVYGFDDKDLNLVNNTPGERVAFRDSVLNLNRNYTDVNMVAFRGYGKPRITRRERTDETLGLELSSGIASYRLRFGKMVSTAPTATTATSTSATSSTVTSTTATAVTSATATGATSTTATMPTSATFVPSGDTLVSFLEGPKMIRLFRPANRAANDTINTVIMAEDSVGNITELRERIYFSPLKTRAKDRRPLTIQVTPPTTEPIDNNLDFVVKFSKPVFRYDANLIVIGPDSTKPYKFTPEELVWSNNFSQLAIRRKTNLKDTLIFRLQKGSFISVQGDTLARYSARYKIADEESYGLIAGRVNRPDKNFIVELLDDKYTVVRTAYGAANYSFPRLKPGRYRVRLIIDANNNRKRDIGNVQKGVQPETIIYHPGAEEGGIIPLKQNFELTDIDF from the coding sequence ATGACGCTTCGCCTTTTTATAGTCCTTTTTCTACTGTCTCTTCCAATTCTCCTTCAAAACTGCGCGCAGGTGGCTCAGCCGCCGGGCGGCAAGAAAGATACGCTGTCCCCTAAACTGGTCAGCAGTATGCCCGCATCCCGTCAGTTGAACTACAACGGCAAATCGGTCGAGCTGGAATTTAGCGAGTATGTCAACGTCGAAAATATCCAGCAAAAAGTTACGGTTACACCCCAGGACAGCAACACATTCATCGTAAAGGCGCTACCGCTGGGGCTACGAATGACGTTCAACAGACCGTTGCAACCAAACACAACGTACACCATTAACTTCTCAGACGGCATAAAGGATATTACAGAACGAAATATTGCCAAAGATGCGAAGATTGTGTTCAGTACCGGTCCGGTCATTGACTCACTCTATTTGAGCGGCACCGTTGTCGATGATGAAAGCCGGTTACCCCTCCTGAATTTTGTGGTGGGCCTGTTTGCACCGACGGATACATTGCCTATCAATCGCAAGCGTCCCGCCTACTACGCCCGAACCGACAGCAGTGGCAATTACCGCATCGAAAATGTGAAAGCCGGTAAGTACAAGGTGTACGGGTTCGATGATAAAGACCTGAATCTGGTCAATAACACCCCCGGCGAACGCGTGGCCTTCCGCGACAGTGTGCTAAACCTGAATCGCAATTACACAGACGTAAACATGGTCGCTTTCCGGGGTTATGGCAAACCGCGCATCACCCGACGCGAACGTACCGACGAAACATTGGGGCTCGAACTCAGCAGCGGCATTGCCAGCTATAGACTACGCTTCGGAAAAATGGTCTCCACCGCACCGACGGCAACAACGGCCACGTCAACATCAGCCACCAGCTCTACCGTGACCTCTACTACGGCAACAGCAGTGACATCGGCCACCGCAACGGGAGCAACGTCTACTACGGCAACCATGCCCACATCAGCCACCTTTGTGCCCTCGGGTGATACGCTGGTATCGTTTCTGGAAGGTCCGAAAATGATTCGGCTGTTCCGACCCGCTAACCGGGCCGCCAATGACACGATCAACACGGTCATTATGGCCGAAGACTCGGTTGGTAACATCACCGAACTCCGGGAGCGTATTTATTTCTCACCCCTGAAAACAAGGGCCAAAGACCGGCGACCTTTAACGATTCAGGTAACGCCACCCACCACCGAACCGATCGACAATAACCTGGATTTTGTCGTCAAATTCTCCAAGCCCGTTTTTCGCTACGACGCCAACCTGATCGTTATTGGTCCTGACAGTACGAAGCCCTATAAATTTACACCGGAGGAGCTTGTCTGGAGTAATAATTTCAGTCAGCTGGCAATCAGGCGAAAGACTAATCTCAAGGATACGCTGATTTTTCGATTACAGAAAGGCTCGTTCATCAGTGTGCAGGGCGACACGCTGGCCCGTTACAGTGCCCGCTATAAAATTGCTGACGAAGAGAGTTACGGCCTGATTGCCGGGCGCGTTAATCGACCCGACAAAAACTTCATTGTCGAACTGCTCGACGACAAATACACCGTTGTCCGCACAGCGTACGGCGCGGCAAATTACAGCTTCCCCCGCCTGAAACCAGGGCGATACCGCGTCCGGCTTATCATCGATGCCAACAACAACCGAAAGCGCGATATTGGCAATGTACAAAAGGGCGTTCAACCCGAAACGATCATTTATCACCCCGGTGCGGAGGAGGGCGGTATTATTCCGCTCAAGCAGAATTTTGAACTGACCGATATTGATTTTTAG
- a CDS encoding WG repeat-containing protein: MTLTELKERIKEEVVLHEGDLKEWQWRRNGLLTEAEQDGIASAEFMRLVNDVSYQVGGLFPRINALKATAESYARADKKQLLPLHVEEIVTEAERLTLSRPFVEKRWLPAILATIPDPPKSEPVATPVPVLAPTQTMAAPVVPASLSREDVRRKIAAKLDDYKSERIIPSWVLRDLGQAINADEPVVTEEIFSYLVSNFFKAAREPQGNTLRERLVSTDWENVLYKATTEPAPVKTPEPYRPEPSRVPEPQPIVRSFTAQPARVRKGEPVTLSWDVENLLAVTIDDLGTGLSPQNRGWVKPTKTTEYTLFDVNNNPLSTVRVEVIRPDRSGIYGVLFALALLALIYWFIKNTNSGRTEPPEKPQTEKTTKRSVSRPVRAVKKKRKKDVSPTESFVEKPAEQSTKEEPLLTASSRKEDVPVSSKPAPVVREQPETRSSSQTARPQYSEPTNKPYDKVDSRTDEQGWRMARKGKRWGYVNEFDEWVINPQFEATTPFRSNNTASVFLNGQLMTINRAGEQIRN, translated from the coding sequence ATGACGCTTACCGAATTAAAAGAACGAATTAAGGAAGAAGTCGTCCTGCATGAAGGCGACCTGAAAGAGTGGCAATGGCGCAGAAATGGTCTGCTCACCGAAGCCGAGCAGGATGGTATTGCCTCCGCCGAATTCATGCGGCTGGTCAACGACGTGAGTTATCAGGTCGGGGGACTGTTTCCGCGCATCAACGCGTTGAAAGCGACCGCTGAATCGTATGCCCGCGCGGATAAAAAACAACTGTTGCCGCTTCATGTCGAGGAGATTGTCACGGAAGCCGAGCGTCTGACCTTATCCCGCCCGTTTGTCGAAAAACGCTGGCTTCCGGCTATTCTGGCTACGATTCCAGACCCGCCCAAATCGGAGCCAGTCGCCACACCCGTTCCGGTACTCGCGCCAACCCAAACTATGGCGGCTCCCGTTGTTCCGGCAAGTCTGAGTCGGGAGGATGTGCGTCGGAAGATTGCGGCTAAACTGGACGATTACAAATCGGAACGCATCATCCCGTCGTGGGTGTTGCGCGATCTGGGGCAAGCAATCAATGCGGATGAGCCGGTCGTGACGGAAGAAATTTTCTCGTATCTGGTCAGTAACTTTTTCAAGGCCGCCCGCGAACCGCAGGGGAATACGCTCCGCGAGCGACTGGTGTCTACGGATTGGGAAAATGTGCTTTACAAAGCCACTACAGAACCAGCCCCCGTCAAAACGCCGGAACCGTACCGACCCGAGCCGTCGCGCGTTCCGGAGCCGCAGCCCATTGTCCGTTCCTTTACCGCCCAGCCCGCCCGCGTACGAAAGGGCGAACCCGTAACCTTGTCCTGGGATGTAGAAAACCTGCTGGCCGTGACGATCGATGATCTGGGTACAGGCTTGTCTCCACAAAATAGGGGATGGGTGAAGCCGACCAAAACGACGGAATATACCCTTTTCGACGTGAATAATAACCCACTAAGTACCGTTCGGGTGGAAGTTATTCGTCCTGATCGCAGTGGTATATATGGAGTGCTGTTCGCGCTGGCGTTGCTGGCCCTGATTTACTGGTTCATCAAAAATACGAACTCGGGAAGGACGGAACCGCCCGAGAAGCCACAAACGGAAAAGACCACCAAACGGTCGGTGAGCAGGCCCGTTCGCGCCGTGAAGAAGAAACGGAAGAAAGACGTTTCGCCGACTGAATCGTTTGTGGAAAAACCGGCTGAACAGTCTACTAAAGAGGAGCCGTTGCTGACGGCCAGTAGTCGGAAAGAGGACGTTCCGGTTTCCAGTAAACCCGCGCCCGTCGTTCGTGAGCAGCCCGAAACGCGATCGTCGTCGCAAACGGCCAGGCCACAGTACTCGGAACCGACGAACAAACCCTACGATAAAGTAGACAGTCGCACCGATGAGCAGGGCTGGCGGATGGCCCGAAAAGGGAAGCGGTGGGGCTATGTCAATGAATTCGATGAGTGGGTCATCAATCCCCAGTTTGAAGCCACGACTCCGTTTCGTAGCAACAATACGGCCTCCGTTTTTTTGAACGGCCAGCTTATGACCATCAACCGGGCGGGCGAACAGATCCGAAACTAG